A stretch of DNA from Carassius carassius chromosome 22, fCarCar2.1, whole genome shotgun sequence:
CTGCCATTGATCTCCAGGATGACTGTGGTGGTTGCTGGAGATAACATGGATGAAACATCCTCCACTCTGCAGGGGCATCCGCAGGACTCGCAGTATTCCCCCGAGTGCTGCGAGCGAGTTGTTATCAACATCTCAGGGCTGCGCTTTGAGACACAACTCAAGACGCTCGCCCAGTTCCCTGACACACTACTGGGCAACCCCAAGAAAAGGATGCGCTACTTTGACCCTTTAAGGAACGAATACTTCTTTGACAGAAACCGTCCGAGCTTTGATGCGATCCTCTACTACTATCAGTCAGGGGGAAGGTTAAGAAGACCCGTCAATGTACCTTTGGATATGTTCTCAGAAGAAATTAAGTTCTATGAGCTTGGAGAAGAAGCCATGGAAAAATTTCGAGAGGATGAGGGATTTATTCGTGAAGAAGAGCGTCCCCTGCCGGAGAATGAGTTTCAGAGACAGGTTTGGCTGCTATTCGAGTATCCCGAGAGCTCAGGCCCTGCTAGAGGAATCGCGATAGTGTCCGTCATGGTTATTCTCATTTCTATTGTGATATTTTGTTTGGAGACTTTACCAGAGTTGAAAGAAGATCCACACGGACGGCTCCAGGTGATAGGCAACAGCACATTCTACTTCAAACACAATATTCTTACCGACCCGTTTTTTGTTGTGGAGACACTTTGCATCATCTGGTTCACTTTTGAGTTGATTGTCCGTTTTTTCGCTTGCCCAAGTAAACCAGCCTTCTTCAAAAACATGATGAACACGATCGATATGGTTTCAATCATTCCATATTTCATAACACTTGGAACAGAGATGGCGGAGGACTCCGAGGGTGGAAAGGAGGCAAAGGGTGGAGGAGAGCAGGCCACATCTCTGGCCATTCTCAGGGTTATCCGCTTGGTCAGGGTGTTTCGGATATTTAAGCTGTCCAGACACTCCAAGGGGCTTCAGATCTTGGGCCAGACTTTGAAAGCCAGCATGCGCGAGCTGGGTCTtctcatcttttttcttttcatcggagtcatcttgttttccagtgcagtGTATTTCGCTGAGGCTGATGAAAAGGTTTCGTTCTTCACAAGTATCCCAGACGCCTTCTGGTGGGCGGTTGTTTCGATGACGACCGTGGGTTATGGAGACATGTACCCCGTTACTATCGGGGGCAAGATAGTAGGCTCTCTATGTGCCATTGCCGGAGTGCTAACAATTGCACTTCCAGTGCCTGTGATTGTGTCCAACTTTAACTATTTCTATCACAGAGAAACCGAAGGTGATGAACAGGCACAGCTCCTCAAGGTGAGCGATCCGAACATCGCGTCCGATTCTAACTCCAGTCGTCGCAGCTCGTCTGTCGTCAGCAAGTCAGAATACATGGAGATCGATGACGACCTCAATAACAGCATCGATAATTTTCGCGAGGCAAACCTGCGAACTGGGAACTGCACAGTTGCGAATCAGAATTGTGTAAATATGGGGAAGCGTCTCACAGATGTATAGATTTCCAACATGGTTCTAGGCCATTATAGGATGCCCAGACTGTAAATACAGTATAGTCTATTCATATATAAGAGTGCTTTAACAGGGCCTCTGATAATGTGCTAtttcattgcatttattttatctcaAGTCCGCGAGAGTTGCTTTTATTCTGTCTGAAGAATGGTGGTCTAAAATCTGCCTATGGATACCAAATATTAAGTAATTAAAAGTCAGAATAACTACTATATGTACTTGGGAAGGTTAGAATagttgcataaataaataaaatttacattttgcaatgcACCTTATCGCATAATAATATCTGTTATTCAGTGACTTTGAAAAATTAAGATCAGCATGAAGAACTAATACTTTTTTGTACCATTGTgttgactatttatttatttacttgtttatttgcTCACTGTAGGCTATTGTAAACCATATACAAACTGAATGTTGATCAGCTATGCAGATCATGGCATGTTTTATGAAACGCTGAGGTCTGTTTGATAGGGTACTATGTATCCTGCTTTAATCAATACACGACGTCAATATGAACTTTATCACATACAGCCAAGCCGACAGTATAACTGAATTACGACCACTACCCAATAAAAGCACAACTTTCTTTatcatctttaaaaaacaaatcagttccaggcagtattacattttaaaggtATGACTTCATTTGTGAAatctttttaaatgtacatattcaATTCTACGCTTAATTAATCATAAGATCTATTTATCTatattaaataactgtaattattatatttaattatatgttatgcttaatacatttaattgcatatttaataattattatttaaatgaataatttaatagtGCCTTCAGTCCTCTAACTGGCACAGAGTGTCTCAACATGCAATAGTTACtgtaaaacatttgcatatttaatcaCACATTATGCGCTGAGGGATATTCCAGAGCCACTGGGAATGAATTTCAGGAAACTTTCTTGTACATACAATAGAAGTTCATCTCGCTGGATCAGGCATTGCTTTAAAAGAAATGTGaacatgcagtgtgtgtgtgtgtgtgttttggaacaTCTTTATGTATTCTTTTGTAATAGTGTTTTTTTCATTGGTTGATTTGGATCTACCTCAGTGTGGTCATGCATAGTATCGTTGTGAATTCAAACTTCATATCCTGTCAAATTATGTGGTGAGTGTGGGAGGGGATTTGGGGAGTGTCTGATGGGGGAGTGAGTATGCAATGAAGGTGAAACaccttatttcaaaataaaattctataaaactatgaaaaaataaaagtccagaaaGTGATGCTAAGCACAAGCGCTAATAGTACTATATAATATGCACAAGTCTGCATCAGGGACTGTAATTGGTAGAAACTGTCATTACGTTTAATAACCGTAACAATGTGAGTTTGAGATCTAAAAAGAATACCTTTAATTTGAGTGTAAATGTTGTCTATCAGAAACCTAATGCACTTTAATgagaatttatgtatttataggtTTTGCAACAAGAATGACTAAAAGAATGAAAGGTAAAAtaaagaatacatttaaaaaattgttgatttgtccatgttaaggatgtgtgtgtatttgcaggACAGCATCTTAACCAGCATAGATGTTTTTCAACCCTTTAATTCGTTCTTTGGGGCGTTTATAATATTCACTTAAATAATAAACATCACAACTGTGGTGCTTTGCCagcaaaataaatagataaattaaaaagagatttaaaaaaaataaaccatctttaaggaaatatatttttacaatgtgTTTATACAGTTCTGTATAAAAGAAATACATGCCAGAGTGATGTTTATTTATTAGATTGTGGATGTCTACAGTTTGAGAAACACTTTTATGTGAAACGAatagaatacaataaaaacagtggaCCAAATATAGTTGTAAAGGTAATTTATGTATGTTATAaagatgaaaataaacattttagtgctaaaataatcaataaattgtTACAGTAAATCAAATTCTATATAACTGAGAAACAGACTGGAATGAAATAGTAACAATATaaccagacatttaaaaaaaaaaaaaaagggttctgAACCATTATCATGTGTGGGGAATATCTTGTGTATTTTCAATTAGGTTTCATTGTTGTTAgcatcattttttctttttttctttttttttttttttgaagatgaaAGAGTTTGGTATAAATGAGTGAATggaaatgtatttctgtattaaaagtaaatttcagtattattattattaatttttttataacagGGCCTGGTTTTCATGTTGGGCTTGTCATATGAGTTTTATGCCATAAATTCAACTAAAGCACTTTGATATTATGCATGCATGCAGCTCTGGGCTTACGTTGCTCTGACATGAATCATGCAAATGCTGGGAAAGCTTttccttttcttattttttttatttttattttttattaaataatcaaataattgaaTTGTGTTCAAAACATTATGATacacttatttaatttatttttttttggtggtggtTGGCATAGTTTTAATATGTGTTATTTTTAGACTGATAAGGTGCATTCTATGATGTCaccattttaagttattttttttcttacagtttttaaagaatgtttttctaaATTCATTTCAACTCAGTCTTTAGGATAACTGAGAAGCTTCAAGGATTCACATTGATTGATAAATCTTATTAAAATCCTCATCTTGCCTCATCAAGGACTTGTTATTTCTGTTCCATTTGAATTCAATAGCTCACCTATGAAAGTACATAAAACTGGAAATGGGGtcacaacattttaaaaataacaagcaaacaaataaaacactaatGGCACACTACTGTATGTGagatttttgtaataaaatatctaaaaaccaCTTGCACATTGTTATATATTGCAtgcagttgtgtacttacattgtcCCAAATGTTCACAAAGATTTGTAAATCGAGagaaattacagttttaaataatgGCTCGTCCCAGTTCATTGTCGCCTATCAGTTAAGTAATATCAGCGTTTCTGCTTATAGAAACCAGGGCAACACACATGTAAAAAAATGCTGCTGCAGGTAAACTAAATCCATTTCGGCAGTCgcgaataaaatgaaaatgaaatgaaaagtttTGAAGGCACCATTAAATTAAGATCTGCTGCAACATTAATCTTTTCCCGTGTTTTCACAGTGTTGTGTGTTGTAACCTATCACACACAAATCTGTTGAccgcagcagccaatcagaggcgtttagatgagtcatcactgaaacaccGGAGTTTTGTTCAGTGCATGCTTGCTGAGTGTATTTATCTCATCATAAACAATAAAGTGCAGATTTATGTATGATGTAAGCAGGAGATTCATTCATCAAACAGTGTAACTTGAGAATATCTTGTgctgttttgtaaaaaaataaataaataaaataaataatagtaataaaaaaaaaaatatatatataatatatatatatatatatatatatatatatatatatatatatatatatatatatataatattttcttgtttgtttgtttttgacaaTTGCAATAACCATTAGCTTTTAAAGTTGAGTAACAACGGCATAAAAATatccaatcaaatatatttggaATTGCCCATTTGAAAGCatctatttttgaaaaaaaaatgtactactATGCTTTGAAGAAATGTATCTATGATGAACTCTGAGTTGTACAAGCGATATTTGGTACAGTACAAACATTTGATTTGAAAAATGTCCTACTTTTCACATTAAGACAGACAATACTCATACAAACTCATATGTGTGCACACACATAAATAATTTAACTCTAATGATTACATACTTTTCAACaaatattgattaattgattATATGCTTATCCACTAAAATAATGGCAGTCCTATCTTCGCCTTATTGCAATTAGAAATTTGGCATTATAAAGCCTTAATATATTCATTACATTAAAGCATCACATGCAAAGGGAATATGCAAAGAGTAATAACTTTCGacttattattttgatttttaatagCCATTACATGTGATCTGGTGTGTATTTTCCATTGAGGTGTTTATGCATGCACATGGCTTGAGAAGCAGGATGG
This window harbors:
- the LOC132099100 gene encoding potassium voltage-gated channel subfamily A member 1-like; protein product: MTVVVAGDNMDETSSTLQGHPQDSQYSPECCERVVINISGLRFETQLKTLAQFPDTLLGNPKKRMRYFDPLRNEYFFDRNRPSFDAILYYYQSGGRLRRPVNVPLDMFSEEIKFYELGEEAMEKFREDEGFIREEERPLPENEFQRQVWLLFEYPESSGPARGIAIVSVMVILISIVIFCLETLPELKEDPHGRLQVIGNSTFYFKHNILTDPFFVVETLCIIWFTFELIVRFFACPSKPAFFKNMMNTIDMVSIIPYFITLGTEMAEDSEGGKEAKGGGEQATSLAILRVIRLVRVFRIFKLSRHSKGLQILGQTLKASMRELGLLIFFLFIGVILFSSAVYFAEADEKVSFFTSIPDAFWWAVVSMTTVGYGDMYPVTIGGKIVGSLCAIAGVLTIALPVPVIVSNFNYFYHRETEGDEQAQLLKVSDPNIASDSNSSRRSSSVVSKSEYMEIDDDLNNSIDNFREANLRTGNCTVANQNCVNMGKRLTDV